The following proteins are encoded in a genomic region of Burkholderia cepacia:
- a CDS encoding DUF938 domain-containing protein yields MTGATSSPDPSARLLAPAAERNRGPILDVLRRVLPASGSVLEIASGTGQHVVHFAQALPGLRWQPSDPDEQARHSVAAWIAHAGLANVAGPLAFDVRDASWPVAALDAIVCINMIHISPWACTEALFAGAARLLRPGGVLFLYGPYRREGRHTAPSNEAFDLQLRSRDPSWGVRDLETVVALGLDRGLDCIEVVEMPANNLSVVFRLLPHAEQ; encoded by the coding sequence GTGACCGGCGCTACATCTTCACCCGATCCTTCCGCGCGGCTGCTGGCGCCCGCGGCCGAACGCAACCGCGGGCCGATCCTCGACGTGTTGCGCCGTGTGCTGCCGGCGAGCGGCAGCGTGCTCGAGATCGCGAGCGGCACCGGACAGCATGTCGTTCATTTCGCGCAGGCACTGCCGGGCCTGCGCTGGCAGCCGAGCGATCCCGACGAACAGGCGCGGCACTCGGTCGCCGCGTGGATCGCGCATGCGGGCCTCGCGAACGTCGCCGGGCCGCTGGCGTTCGACGTGCGCGATGCATCGTGGCCGGTCGCGGCACTCGATGCGATCGTCTGCATCAACATGATTCATATCTCGCCGTGGGCCTGCACGGAAGCGCTGTTCGCGGGCGCGGCGCGGCTGCTGCGGCCGGGCGGCGTGCTGTTCCTGTACGGCCCGTACCGTCGCGAAGGCCGGCACACGGCGCCGTCGAACGAGGCATTCGACCTGCAGCTGCGCAGCCGCGACCCGTCGTGGGGCGTGCGCGATCTCGAGACCGTCGTCGCGCTCGGCCTCGATCGCGGGCTCGACTGCATTGAGGTCGTCGAGATGCCGGCGAACAACCTGAGCGTCGTGTTCCGGCTGCTGCCGCACGCGGAGCAATGA
- a CDS encoding NAD-dependent protein deacetylase — MNDKALHDPSTAGVDPAALDALHAFVERHPRLLVLTGAGISTDSGIPGYRDRNGQWMRSPPIQLHEFLGSDAARRRYWARSMIGWPVVGRARPNGSHVALARLGGAGRIERLVTQNVDGLHQRAGSDDVIELHGGINGVTCLECGAHHARATIQDVLEADNPELLGAQAEPAADGDAHLEWAALDTFRIPACPACGGLLKPAVVFFGENVPRERVALASQALDAADALLVVGSSLMVYSGYRFCVWAQAQQKPVAALNLGHTRADPILTLKVEARCAPALDALTTRLGLGGNTMEHAS; from the coding sequence ATGAACGACAAAGCCTTGCACGACCCCTCAACCGCTGGCGTCGACCCGGCCGCGCTCGATGCGCTGCATGCGTTCGTCGAGCGTCATCCGCGCCTGCTCGTGCTGACCGGCGCGGGCATCAGTACCGATTCCGGCATTCCGGGCTATCGCGACCGCAACGGTCAGTGGATGCGCTCGCCGCCGATCCAGCTTCACGAATTCCTCGGCTCCGATGCCGCGCGGCGACGCTACTGGGCGCGCAGCATGATCGGCTGGCCCGTCGTCGGCCGCGCGCGGCCGAACGGGTCGCACGTCGCGTTGGCGCGGCTCGGCGGCGCGGGCCGGATCGAGCGCCTCGTCACGCAGAACGTCGACGGCCTGCACCAGCGGGCGGGCAGCGACGACGTGATCGAACTGCACGGCGGGATCAACGGCGTGACCTGCCTCGAATGCGGCGCGCACCATGCACGCGCGACGATCCAGGACGTGCTCGAAGCCGACAATCCCGAATTGCTGGGCGCGCAGGCCGAGCCGGCCGCGGACGGCGACGCGCACCTCGAATGGGCCGCGCTCGACACGTTCCGGATCCCGGCGTGCCCCGCATGCGGTGGCCTGCTGAAGCCGGCAGTCGTGTTCTTCGGCGAGAACGTGCCGCGCGAACGCGTGGCGCTGGCGTCGCAGGCGCTCGACGCGGCCGATGCGCTGCTCGTCGTCGGTTCGTCGCTGATGGTGTATTCCGGCTACCGCTTCTGCGTGTGGGCGCAGGCGCAGCAGAAGCCGGTCGCCGCGCTCAATCTCGGCCATACGCGCGCCGATCCGATACTGACGCTGAAGGTCGAGGCGCGTTGCGCACCGGCGCTCGACGCACTGACGACCCGTCTGGGTCTTGGCGGCAACACCATGGAGCATGCATCGTGA
- a CDS encoding LLM class oxidoreductase — protein sequence MTTPAPARPDVAHRVFSDGQLSIGLTLPLLRGGHIVADFNEQLELAELADTLGFRALWIRDVPLNSADYPDPVGHLDPWVLLGALAARTRRIALASGAIVLPLRHPLHIAKGALSVATLSRGRFILGLGSGDRPPEYAAFGVDAETRRDRYRAHWDVVAAALGVPSRVLPDEAPADAPEFMLLPRGDAVPMLAVGSGGQSVDWIARHSIGWMTYHRDPDTQRARHSMWRAAVDRLSAPELRAFGVSMRLDLATDPDAPASALSLGYATGRRALVDILQDMRAAGTHHVTLNPGSDRPVREVIEEIAEYVLPVFHGEHP from the coding sequence ATGACCACGCCTGCCCCTGCCCGCCCCGACGTCGCCCATCGCGTCTTCTCGGACGGACAGCTGTCGATCGGCCTCACGCTGCCGCTGCTTCGCGGCGGCCATATCGTCGCCGACTTCAACGAGCAGCTCGAACTCGCCGAACTGGCCGATACGCTCGGCTTTCGCGCGCTGTGGATTCGCGACGTACCGTTGAACAGCGCCGACTACCCCGACCCGGTCGGCCATCTCGACCCGTGGGTGCTGCTCGGTGCCCTGGCGGCGCGCACGCGCCGGATCGCGCTGGCCAGCGGCGCGATCGTGCTGCCGCTGCGTCATCCGCTGCACATCGCGAAAGGCGCGCTGTCGGTCGCGACGCTCTCACGCGGGCGCTTCATCCTCGGACTCGGCTCCGGCGACCGGCCACCCGAATATGCGGCGTTCGGCGTCGATGCGGAAACGCGTCGCGACCGCTACCGCGCGCACTGGGACGTCGTCGCAGCCGCATTGGGCGTGCCATCCCGCGTGCTGCCCGACGAAGCACCGGCCGACGCGCCCGAGTTCATGCTGCTGCCGCGCGGCGACGCGGTGCCGATGCTCGCGGTCGGCTCGGGCGGACAGAGCGTCGACTGGATCGCGCGGCACTCGATCGGCTGGATGACGTACCACCGTGATCCGGACACGCAGCGCGCACGCCATTCCATGTGGCGCGCGGCGGTCGATCGGCTTTCGGCGCCGGAACTCCGCGCGTTCGGCGTATCTATGCGACTCGACCTCGCCACGGACCCCGACGCACCGGCCAGCGCGCTCTCGCTCGGCTACGCGACCGGGCGCCGCGCCCTGGTCGACATCCTGCAGGACATGCGTGCGGCGGGCACGCATCATGTCACGCTGAACCCGGGATCCGACCGGCCCGTGCGCGAGGTCATCGAGGAAATCGCCGAGTACGTGCTGCCGGTCTTTCACGGCGAACATCCGTGA
- a CDS encoding mechanosensitive ion channel family protein, whose product MRHFLLGWLLAAVVSAAHAAAPIPAAASAASGTKPALTPQQAQQALDVLENPRERAQVETTLRAIAAVGALSAPAVAASEAAAASSASAAAAPTALTSNGLASMLVRQGSRWSTEIGGALKESLRSLLDVGSVGSWWHDRLVRADERADLAHTIWVMLAVLVPALVVEWFAKRLLRRALAAVAARRAGTSRPTVPDSVTPDDDAPPDTSAPPNATDAAEAAPASSQGQGHARRHTTLLHRMPRALVSLALRVVPLLVFVGVASLTMSLIGDAGTPIESALEALIDIYVICRLVTIVSRLFFQPDARQLRLLHISDAWADFAQRSIARIVIVVGACTAAVEIAASFGLSEAGHVALLKAVALVGHVMISVLILQCRQPVAARIRAAGADRPSFAVIGNALADAWAPVSVFVVMALWFVWALDVHNGYRVLITLGGRSIAVMIGMRMVSIVVFGALARLFQGRDEDRTLVHLHAYRYYPLLRQIVSGAIGIVTLVLLLQIWGVPVFRAFETGTIGHRLASALVTIAIAAIVALVVWEAANIAIERRLQRWTREGNLVRAARLRTLLPMLRSLLFVMIALVVVLTGLSQLGVNVGPLLAGASIFGVALGFGSQKLVQDFITGIFLLMENAMQVGDWVTLAGVSGTVEYLSIRTVRLRAGDGSLYTIPFSSVTTVNNTNRGLGNAAVKVSIAYGEDIDRAIATLKEIGAALRDDPKYHDGILSDFSYWGIDQVDGAALALAGQMQCTDSTRWSVQREFNRRIAETFRERGIRIANPQRSVVAYADGSRPVGNGENGSHDGNGNAAETAPRPPSNDEPARKPN is encoded by the coding sequence ATGCGACATTTCCTCCTCGGCTGGCTGCTTGCCGCCGTCGTGTCGGCCGCCCATGCGGCCGCCCCCATTCCGGCCGCTGCATCGGCCGCCTCCGGCACCAAGCCCGCGCTGACGCCGCAACAGGCCCAGCAGGCACTCGATGTGCTCGAAAATCCGCGCGAGCGCGCGCAGGTCGAAACGACGCTGCGCGCGATCGCGGCCGTCGGCGCATTGAGTGCGCCCGCGGTCGCCGCCAGCGAAGCGGCCGCGGCCAGCAGCGCATCGGCCGCCGCGGCCCCGACCGCGCTCACGTCGAACGGGCTCGCGTCGATGCTCGTCCGCCAGGGGTCGCGCTGGAGCACCGAAATCGGCGGCGCGCTGAAGGAATCGCTGCGCTCGCTGCTCGATGTCGGGTCGGTCGGCAGCTGGTGGCATGACAGGCTGGTACGCGCCGACGAGCGCGCCGATCTCGCCCACACGATCTGGGTCATGCTCGCCGTGCTCGTACCCGCGCTCGTCGTCGAATGGTTCGCGAAGCGGCTGTTGCGACGTGCGCTGGCCGCAGTGGCCGCACGGCGCGCCGGCACATCGCGCCCCACCGTGCCCGATTCCGTCACCCCAGACGACGACGCGCCGCCAGACACATCCGCGCCGCCCAACGCCACCGATGCTGCCGAAGCCGCGCCAGCCTCATCCCAGGGTCAAGGCCACGCGCGCCGTCATACCACGCTGCTGCACCGGATGCCGCGTGCGCTCGTCAGCCTCGCGCTGCGCGTGGTGCCGCTGCTCGTGTTCGTCGGCGTCGCGAGCCTGACGATGTCGCTGATCGGCGATGCGGGTACACCGATCGAATCCGCGCTCGAAGCGCTGATCGACATCTACGTGATCTGCCGGCTCGTCACGATCGTCAGCCGGCTGTTCTTCCAGCCCGACGCTCGGCAGCTGCGGCTGCTGCATATCAGCGACGCATGGGCCGATTTCGCGCAGCGCTCGATCGCACGAATCGTGATCGTGGTCGGCGCGTGCACGGCCGCGGTCGAGATCGCCGCCAGCTTCGGCCTCAGCGAAGCCGGTCACGTCGCGCTGTTGAAAGCCGTCGCGCTCGTCGGGCACGTGATGATCTCGGTGCTGATCCTGCAGTGCCGCCAGCCGGTCGCCGCGCGGATTCGCGCGGCCGGCGCGGACCGTCCGAGCTTCGCCGTGATCGGCAACGCGCTCGCGGATGCCTGGGCCCCCGTGTCGGTCTTCGTCGTGATGGCGCTGTGGTTCGTGTGGGCGCTCGACGTCCACAACGGCTATCGCGTGCTGATCACGCTCGGCGGCCGCTCGATCGCCGTGATGATCGGCATGCGGATGGTGTCGATCGTCGTGTTCGGCGCGCTCGCGCGGCTGTTCCAGGGCCGCGACGAAGACCGCACGCTCGTCCATCTGCACGCGTACCGCTACTACCCGCTGCTGCGCCAGATCGTATCGGGCGCGATCGGCATCGTGACGCTCGTGCTGCTGCTGCAGATCTGGGGCGTGCCGGTCTTCCGCGCGTTCGAGACCGGCACGATCGGCCACCGGCTCGCATCGGCGCTGGTGACGATCGCGATCGCGGCGATCGTCGCGCTCGTCGTATGGGAAGCCGCGAACATCGCGATCGAGCGCCGCCTGCAGCGCTGGACGCGCGAAGGCAACCTGGTGCGCGCGGCGCGGTTGCGCACGCTGCTGCCGATGCTGCGCTCGCTGCTGTTCGTGATGATCGCGCTCGTCGTCGTGCTGACGGGTCTCAGCCAGCTCGGCGTGAACGTCGGCCCGCTGCTGGCCGGCGCGAGCATCTTCGGCGTCGCGCTCGGTTTCGGCTCGCAGAAGCTCGTGCAGGATTTCATCACCGGAATCTTCCTGCTGATGGAAAACGCCATGCAGGTCGGCGACTGGGTCACGCTCGCCGGCGTGTCGGGCACGGTCGAATACCTGTCGATCCGCACCGTGCGGCTGCGCGCGGGCGACGGGTCGCTGTATACGATCCCGTTCAGCTCTGTAACGACCGTCAACAACACGAATCGCGGGCTCGGCAATGCGGCCGTCAAGGTCAGCATCGCTTATGGCGAGGACATCGATCGCGCGATCGCGACGCTCAAGGAGATCGGCGCCGCATTGCGCGACGATCCGAAATACCATGACGGCATCCTGTCCGACTTCAGCTACTGGGGTATCGACCAGGTCGACGGCGCAGCGCTCGCGCTGGCCGGACAGATGCAGTGCACGGACTCGACGCGCTGGAGCGTGCAGCGTGAATTCAACCGGCGGATAGCGGAAACGTTCCGCGAACGCGGCATCCGGATCGCCAATCCGCAGCGTAGCGTCGTCGCGTATGCGGATGGATCGCGGCCGGTCGGCAACGGCGAGAACGGCAGCCATGACGGCAACGGCAATGCCGCCGAAACGGCGCCCCGGCCGCCGTCAAACGACGAGCCGGCGCGCAAGCCGAACTGA
- a CDS encoding CerR family C-terminal domain-containing protein: MNEAKKLRRTSASGYARGDETRQRIIEAAIELFGERGFAGASTREIAAMAGVNAPALQYYFENKEGVYRACVETIAENGWEVFAPSVGHAWAMLDADADVDVLIDAFIGLLRALSDRMFTAPKTMNQRLFFAREQVGQEPASASEILMKRMRKPLNDVSAELIGRISGRPADDPVTRLRAMSLFGQITVFHIAERSALQVLEWDAFNGERAALLIETIADQTRVLLEQWHAQCDAFAAGPEAAAKRRPRAAAERTAKPGASTSAANNTRRVTKPAAR; encoded by the coding sequence ATGAACGAAGCGAAGAAGCTGCGTCGCACGTCCGCGAGCGGCTACGCGCGCGGCGACGAAACGCGCCAGCGGATCATCGAAGCGGCGATTGAACTGTTCGGCGAACGCGGGTTCGCGGGCGCATCGACGCGCGAGATTGCCGCGATGGCCGGCGTGAACGCACCGGCGCTCCAGTACTACTTCGAGAACAAGGAAGGCGTTTACCGCGCGTGCGTGGAGACGATCGCCGAGAACGGCTGGGAGGTGTTCGCGCCGTCGGTCGGCCATGCGTGGGCGATGCTCGACGCGGACGCGGACGTCGACGTGCTGATCGACGCGTTCATCGGGCTGCTGCGTGCGTTGTCGGACCGGATGTTCACGGCGCCGAAGACGATGAACCAGCGGTTGTTCTTCGCGCGCGAGCAGGTCGGCCAGGAGCCGGCAAGCGCGAGCGAAATCCTGATGAAGCGCATGCGCAAGCCGCTCAACGACGTGAGCGCCGAGTTGATCGGCCGCATCTCGGGGCGGCCGGCCGACGATCCCGTCACGCGCTTGCGCGCGATGAGCCTGTTCGGGCAGATCACGGTGTTCCACATCGCGGAGCGTTCCGCGCTGCAGGTGCTCGAATGGGATGCATTCAATGGCGAGCGCGCGGCGTTGCTGATCGAGACGATCGCCGACCAGACGCGCGTGCTGCTCGAACAATGGCACGCGCAGTGCGATGCGTTTGCCGCCGGTCCCGAGGCTGCCGCGAAGCGCAGGCCGCGTGCTGCGGCGGAACGCACGGCGAAGCCCGGCGCATCAACCTCCGCGGCGAACAACACGCGGCGCGTGACCAAGCCCGCCGCACGTTGA